The nucleotide window ATAAGAAATCATAAAAAGTAAAATGTAATGATTATGCAGTATGATTATACAATTTTTGGGAGATAAGAAAGGATGATAAAACTCGGACCTGCAGGAAGCCCCCTTCCCTCAACTTTGGAAGGGGTTGAGGAGGTTAAGAAGATAGGGCTCTCTGCAATGGAGGTTGAGTTCACCCACGGAGTAAGAATGAAGGATGAGCTTGCAAAGAGCATAGGAAAGGCAGCTGAAAAGACAGGAATAAGCCTGAGCGTGCACGCTCCATATTTCATAAACCTTGCATCAGATGAAAAGGAAAAAAGGGAGAACTCAGTAAAGAGAATCCTTGACAGCGCAAGGCTTGGCTCAATCATGGAAGCAACCCACATAGTTTTCCATGCTGCATTTTACGGAAAGATGGAGAAAAGCAGATGCTATGATATTGTCAGGGAATATGTTCTGCGCATGCAGGATGAGATGAAGGAAAATGGCTGGAACACACTCCTTGCGCCTGAAACAACAGGGAAGCACTCGCAGTTCGGGACAGTTGAGGAGCTCCTTAAGCTGAGAGAAGAAACCGGATGCTCAATGTGCATTGACTTCGCCCACCTCAGGGCAAGAAACAACGGGATTGACTATGAAGAAGTTTTGGAAAAGCTCTCAGGAATAAATCACATCCATTCGCATTTCTCAGGAATAGAGTACACTTCCGCAGGGGAAAGAAGCCACAAGATTATGGATGAAAGGGAATTCCTGCCTCTTGCAAAGCTCCTTCTGAAAAATAACACTGACATAACAATAATATCAGAAAGCCCCATAACCTGGCAGGACTCGCTTAGGATGAAAAAGATAATTGAGGGATTAAGATGAACGAAGAGAGCGCAGGGGGAGTCATAGTGAGAAATGGAATGGTTGCAATTGTGCATAACAAGTCAGGGCACTACTCATTCCCAAAAGGGCACATTAAAAAAGATGAAAATCTTCTTGAAGCTGCATACAGGGAGATAAACGAGGAAACCGGGCTTGAAAAAAATGATTTAAAGTTCATAAAAGAACTTGGGACATGCTCGCGCCCGGACGGAAAAAGCGGGAATATGAAAGACATACACATATTTCTCTTCACAACTGAAAAAAAGGAATTGAAGCCAATTGACATTGAAAACGCTGATGCAAAGTGGGTTCCTATAGAAGAGCTTACAAAAAACATCTGGTGGAAAGAGGACAAGGACTTCTTTGAATGCCACATCAAGGAGATAACACGCGCTTAGGAGCACAGCAAAATTTATAAACTTCCGTTCTTATTTCATATACTCCGGTGGGAACATAAATCTAAAACTGCAGAGCAGGAAAATTCTAATAAAAAAAACCAGCCGGGGGCGCTTTGATTGAAAGCTGAATTTACAGAAACTGAGACAGAAGGGATTATAGATTTTTTCGGGATAAAAACAGACGTAAGGGAGCTTGATGCAAAACTTCCCAGTGATGCAAAGGCTTACCTGACAAAAGAGAAAAGATTCAGGGAATACATACTTGATTCCCCTGAAGCAAGGGAAATTGCATGCTACCCGTCAATTGTTGGGAGTTCCCTTGAGCAGATGACTGAAAAGCTTGCAAAGAGCGCTTATGCCCTTCTTTCAGAAGAGGGCGAGATTGGAAGGAACATACTTTTCTGCCACATCCTGCGCGCATCTGTAGGATACAATCTCCATGAAATTATGAAAACTGAATGCAATATAAGCGAGGCAATGATTAGAACCCAGTATGTATTGCCTTCATACCGGGCTCATGATTCAGATGAGAAAGAGATAAGGATAATATATGAAAAGATGGACGGAGTGAAAGAGCTTTCCGGAAAAAGAGCCACTCTTGTAATCCAGGACACAGTTGCATCAGGAAAGACAATTGATATTGCGCTGAAAAAAATTCTTGAATCAGCAGATGAAAGCCATTTAAAGATAGACAAGCTTGTGCTCTACGGATTCATAGCAAAAAATGGGCTGCTGCACATCTACGATTCGCTAAGGGGGACAGGAATAAGAATGACTGCGCTTGCCATAGGAAACATAACCCCCATTTCCACAAACGGGTATGACATGCCGCTTTACGGCCCCGATGAATTTGAATACCGGAAAAGCGGGATAATAAGGCTTATGGGAGGAACATGCTCAAGGGAGAGCCTTGAAAGCTATCTTCCCGCATTCATACCTGGCGCTGACCAGCCGGGAGACTGGTCTGCAAGGCTCTCAAAACTCTACAACGGCAATTCATTTGAAAAGAGCGAGATAACAAGCCATCTGAAAAACTCAGAGGAATACATAATCAGGCTTGAAACCCTCCTGAAAAAGGAATTCCCAAAATTATATGAAAAATTCCGTGGCAGGATTTCAGAAGAGCTTGAAAACCTGAGAAACCTGAAGCCGATGTATATTGATGCTGAGGCATTCAAGGAAAATCATGAAAGCCCAAGAAAATACATTTAA belongs to Candidatus Woesearchaeota archaeon and includes:
- a CDS encoding TIM barrel protein encodes the protein MIKLGPAGSPLPSTLEGVEEVKKIGLSAMEVEFTHGVRMKDELAKSIGKAAEKTGISLSVHAPYFINLASDEKEKRENSVKRILDSARLGSIMEATHIVFHAAFYGKMEKSRCYDIVREYVLRMQDEMKENGWNTLLAPETTGKHSQFGTVEELLKLREETGCSMCIDFAHLRARNNGIDYEEVLEKLSGINHIHSHFSGIEYTSAGERSHKIMDEREFLPLAKLLLKNNTDITIISESPITWQDSLRMKKIIEGLR
- a CDS encoding NUDIX hydrolase, with amino-acid sequence MNEESAGGVIVRNGMVAIVHNKSGHYSFPKGHIKKDENLLEAAYREINEETGLEKNDLKFIKELGTCSRPDGKSGNMKDIHIFLFTTEKKELKPIDIENADAKWVPIEELTKNIWWKEDKDFFECHIKEITRA